A window of Komagataella phaffii GS115 chromosome 1, complete sequence contains these coding sequences:
- a CDS encoding Mitochondrial respiratory chain complexes assembly protein RCA1, with amino-acid sequence MSKLVSGFCSVSFRRIVTRNLVHRPIINRFRPIIRTPLSPLRRQFNHQSGIWNKHQGNPDSEIPDESKAKELLFQLKAIWKDENLSVSDKQGLLKVLFEKYEVNSINDPIITKLTNEMLQDKDVTNASERFENIQKLHNSLLQFHQANISKQSEKTDDSKNKKEEDDEFFTSLFTKGGEKQGNKGQKVFVATIRPDMILLYLVSFGLLFYVLSSESHEREITYQEFRSNLLDKNFVEKLIVVNKKYCYVILNQNGRQQPFHNNNVEYFFSIGSLENFEHKLDEAQDANNISAEFRVPVVYVQQGSIWRGVFTFLPTILMLGGLYWITKKTAASGGLGGGIFGAGKSKAKKFNIDKDVKIKFDDVAGCDEAKEEIMEFVKFLKNPAKYERLGAKIPRGAILSGPPGTGKTLLAKATAGEAGVPFYSVSGSEFVEMFVGVGASRVRDLFKTAREDAPSIIFVDEIDAIGKSRSKNSFSGSNDERENTLNQLLVEMDGFSNTDHVVVLAGTNRSDVLDAALLRPGRFDRKIHLDNPELEGRKDIFGVHLKKLTLSADEDMDDLKGRLATLTPGFSGADIANCCNEAALIAARNNATHVELKHFEMAIERVIAGLEKKSKVLSPPEKRNVAYHEAGHAICGWYLEHADPLLKVSIIPRGSAALGYAQYLPADIYLYSYDKLMDRMVMALAGRVSEELHFSSVTSGGSDDFEKVTGIAQKMVLECGMSPKVGLVNFNQDRGNDMTKPFSDKTAELIDQEIHRIVSECYERCTKLLKEKAQQVELVAQELLSKEVITREDMIRLLGPRPFPNKNDAFDKYLAEKQVRDDSKKAKESDNETKDGEK; translated from the coding sequence ATGTCGAAGTTGGTGAGCGGATTTTGTTCTGTTTCGTTCCGTAGGATTGTGACCAGAAATCTCGTCCATCGGCCTATCATAAACAGATTTAGGCCGATAATAAGAACTCCGTTGAGCCCACTGAGAAGGCAGTTCAATCACCAATCGGGGATCTGGAACAAGCACCAGGGAAACCCAGACTCAGAAATCCCAGATGAATCAAAGGCCAAAGAACTTCTATTTCAACTGAAGGCTATTTGGAAGGATGAAAATCTTTCTGTCTCGGACAAACAGGGCCTGCTGAAAgtattgtttgaaaaatacgAGGTAAACTCCATAAACGACCCAATAATTACCAAACTGACGAATGAAATGCTTCAGGACAAAGATGTTACCAATGCAAGTGAACGCTTCgaaaatattcaaaaactccACAATAGTTTGCTACAATTTCACCAGGCCAACATCAGTAAACAATCTGAGAAAACTGATGAttcaaagaacaagaaagaggaagacgatGAGTTTTTTACCTCCCTGTTCACAAAGGGTGGTGAAAAACAAGGTAATAAAGGCCAGAAAGTTTTTGTTGCCACAATCCGTCCAGATATGATTTTGTTGTATCTGGTTTCGTTCGGTCTCTTATTTTACGTCCTTAGTTCTGAATCACACGAGAGAGAAATCACTTATCAGGAATTTCGTTCTAACTTGCTGGACAAGAATTtcgttgaaaagttgattgTGGTCAATAAAAAGTATTGTTACGTCATTTTAAACCAAAACGGAAGGCAGCAACCTTTTCACAATAACAACGTTGAATACTTTTTCAGTATCGGTTCTctggaaaattttgaacACAAGTTAGATGAAGCACAAGATGCAAATAATATCAGCGCTGAATTCCGAGTTCCAGTAGTCTACGTCCAACAAGGAAGCATTTGGAGAGGTGTTTTCACATTTTTACCAACCATTTTGATGTTAGGAGGCCTTTATTGGATTACAAAGAAGACTGCTGCTTCAGGTGGCCTTGGAGGAGGAATTTTTGGAGCGGGTAAGTCTAAGGCTAAAAAGTTCAATATCGATAAGGATGTCAAAATCAAGTTCGATGACGTTGCTGGATGCGACGAAGCAAAAGAGGAAATAATGGAGTttgtcaagtttttgaagaacccTGCCAAATACGAAAGGCTAGGAGCTAAGATTCCAAGAGGTGCCATTCTTTCCGGTCCCCCAGGTACTGGTAAGACCCTTTTAGCAAAGGCCACAGCTGGTGAAGCTGGTGTTCCGTTCTATTCGGTTTCTGGTTCTGAGTTCGTGGAAATGTTTGTGGGTGTTGGAGCTTCAAGAGTTCgtgatcttttcaaaacagCACGAGAAGATGCTCCTAGTATCatttttgttgatgaaatcgATGCTATTGGAAAATCTCGttcaaaaaactcattTTCTGGATCCAATGACGAAAGAGAAAACACACTGAATCAACTTTTGGTTGAAATGGACGGATTTTCAAACACTGATCATGTTGTAGTTCTTGCTGGTACCAATAGAAGTGATGTCTTAGATGCTGCTTTGCTGAGGCCTGGAAGATTTGATAGGAAAATTCATCTAGATAATCCAGAATTGGAGGGGCGTAAAGACATCTTTGGcgttcatttgaagaagctcACCCTTTCAGCCGATGAAGATATGGATGATTTGAAGGGGAGACTTGCTACTTTGACACCAGGGTTCAGTGGTGCTGACATTGCAAACTGCTGTAACGAAGCTGCTCTTATTGCTGCCAGAAACAACGCAACTCATGTTGAATTGaagcattttgaaatggCCATTGAGAGAGTCATAGCTGgattggaaaagaaatctaAGGTTCTATCGCCACCAGAGAAACGGAATGTGGCCTACCATGAAGCAGGTCACGCTATCTGTGGTTGGTACTTGGAACACGCCGATCCTTTGCTGAAAGTTTCTATTATTCCTAGAGGTTCTGCTGCATTGGGTTACGCTCAGTATCTACCTGCTGATATCTATTTGTACAGCTATGATAAACTGATGGACCGGATGGTTATGGCCCTAGCCGGTAGAGTTAGTGAAGAATTGCACTTTAGTTCTGTTACTAGTGGTGGATCAGAcgattttgaaaaagttaCGGGGATTGCTCAGAAAATGGTTCTCGAGTGTGGTATGAGCCCTAAAGTTGGCTTGGTTAATTTCAATCAAGATAGAGGCAACGACATGACCAAGCCTTTCAGTGATAAGACAGCCGAGCTGATTGATCAAGAAATCCACCGAATCGTTTCCGAATGCTATGAACGTTGTACGAAGTTACTGAAGGAGAAAGCCCAACAAGTGGAGTTGGTTGCCCAAGAATTGCTCAGTAAGGAGGTTATAACTAGAGAGGATATGATCAGATTGTTGGGACCTAGACCATTCCCCAACAAGAATGATGCGTTTGACAAGTATTTGGCAGAAAAGCAAGTACGAGACGACAGTAAGAAAGCCAAGGAAAGCGACAATGAAACCAAGGATGGTGAAAAATAG
- a CDS encoding Chromatin structure-remodeling complex protein RSC7, translated as MVERRTRSESGTPRPADTPDEIAEIDQTIQEDNIKVEDPRDEEYQENDDDDEDEEDPAANEDADDPDEQGDETIRKNNRRRTRKNSTVKEEEDDEEDDDDDDEDSDQSEGSPSKSTAKHGKGVTLVINPLRRRGRPAKNKKRVSELEEEEIANEVKRKRGRGRIDSTDEEGLHLEVKDDEIVVPVNEDGETKVDSEGHLKGGREYRVRTFTCAGRGNRLYMLSTEPARLMGFRDSYLLFHKHRKLYKVIINDKEKHDLINREILPHSYKGRNIGLVTARSIFREFGARIIKGGKWITDDYDKESSLAEGHVEGELALLPSDEFNRGGTPGFATNKMITPHTQLTQTWIYESALRSRQAESQLYEARSSLSTPRGFKEPYTGVTFIPQHLQPSKVEFFKYDDTVSDKLIITTVMSGSTASATGLKDVPEEIYKDVVTPDVLQAIQEQKLLEERL; from the coding sequence ATGGTGGAACGCAGAACCAGATCTGAGTCGGGAACGCCTAGACCGGCAGATACTCCAGATGAGattgctgaaattgatcaaacGATCCAGGAAGACAATATAAAAGTCGAAGACCCAAGGGATGAGGAATACCAAGAaaatgacgatgacgatgaagatgaagaagaccCCGCTGCGAACGAGGATGCGGACGACCCTGATGAACAAGGGGATGAAACCATTCGGAAAAATAATAGACGAAGAACTAGAAAGAATTCAACTgtgaaggaagaagaagatgacgaagaagatgacgacgatgacgatgaagataGCGATCAGAGTGAAGGATCTCCCTCCAAGTCAACCGCCAAACATGGAAAGGGCGTCACCCTTGTCATAAATCCCCTGAGAAGACGTGGAAGACCTGCCAAAAATAAGAAAAGAGTTAGTGAACtcgaagaagaggaaataGCCAATGAAGTCAAGCGGAAACGAGGGAGAGGTAGGATAGATTCAACAGACGAGGAAGGCTTGCATCTGGAGGTCAAAGACGATGAAATAGTGGTTCCAGTTAATGAAGACGGAGAGACAAAAGTTGACAGTGAAGGTCATTTGAAGGGAGGTCGTGAATACCGTGTGAGGACGTTTACTTGTGCTGGAAGAGGTAATAGGCTTTACATGCTATCAACGGAGCCCGCTCGTTTGATGGGATTCAGAGATTCTTACCTACTATTCCATAAACACAGGAAACTATACAAAGTCATCATAAACGATAAGGAAAAACACGATTTGATCAACAGAGAAATTTTACCTCATTCTTATAAAGGAAGAAACATTGGACTTGTTACAGCAAGAAGCATATTTAGAGAATTTGGTGCTCGGATAATCAAAGGCGGAAAATGGATTACTGATGATTACGATAAGGAGTCTTCATTAGCCGAGGGCCACGTAGAGGGTGAACTGGCACTTCTTCCAAGTGACGAATTCAATAGAGGTGGCACACCAGGCTTTGCTACCAACAAAATGATCACCCCTCACACACAACTCACGCAAACGTGGATTTATGAGAGCGCTTTGAGAAGTAGACAAGCTGAGTCTCAACTGTATGAAGCTCGATCATCATTGTCCACTCCCAGAGGATTCAAGGAACCATATACCGGTGTCACTTTTATACCTCAACATTTGCAACCTTCCAAGgttgagtttttcaagtatGATGATACCGTTTCAGATAAGTTAATCATCACTACCGTCATGTCGGGAAGTACAGCTTCAGCCACTGGATTGAAGGATGTTCCAGAAGAAATTTACAAAGACGTTGTGACACCTGACGTTCTTCAAGCTATTCAAGAGCAAAAGCTGCTAGAAGAGAGGCTGTAG
- a CDS encoding Subunit of SAGA histone acetyltransferase complex, which translates to MQNPERPVVWKELGQYLDTLQPIHQEKPSSLPDLPSPSYKDSLSNPLRYRICNNCDRPILQSCLSKHIKICNQIVKVEKLEEDDKPMNMVRKRKNQVLEESKESTPVTNTNSTNSSNAINSTTSKKTKKVKLPKEKKPKKERVKSTAKPKGPVDVERQCGVPLPNGGYCARSLTCKTHSMGAKRAVPGRSAPYDQLLVAYQRKNQAKFAANAAAAHAARDDLIHGSQIPIDEDDEAHQVLDGVAKSYPLPLERKVIMPARSRSSFLRMREMFAGAILPRVPTNPFGNLYSRTAVIDVDRAGDYYFSVRASPRMPNQQQNKTQKNPQPPRPQVQQQQQAQKSQQSPPQAQQQISQSAGQQTSQTVQRLVQQQQRLQQQRQQTQIQQQQQHQQQQQQQQHQQQQQQQQQQQQQQTHMLQQQQQQQQQQQMLLLQQQQQQQAQQQQSPPITHQSPIPDNRPSNQLPQQYSQMTPQQLQLQQQLQLQQKQKEQFRLQQQQHLRNLXMRXTPQQQQQFANLTPEKRAQFQRMQLVQLQQQIKNQAIQNQMQQQQQQPSHVQSQAQTQFQQAQLKAQSRAQVLQAAQRQMQNSPTSPVTSMSSPLAIPSNLANQGPNQTSQLPNEQLSNPLMGNQFQGQFNQYQPNYREN; encoded by the coding sequence ATGCAAAACCCAGAAAGACCAGTTGTTTGGAAAGAGTTAGGCCAATATCTAGACACCCTACAACCGattcatcaagaaaaacCGTCTTCCCTCCCAGATTTACCATCTCCTAGCTACAAAGACTCATTGTCCAACCCATTGAGATATCGCATCTGCAACAATTGTGATAGacccattcttcaaagctgTTTATCTAAACACATCAAAATCTGTAACCAAATCGTGAAAGTagagaaacttgaagaagacgataaGCCAATGAACATGGTtcgaaaaagaaaaaatcagGTACTGGAAGAGTCGAAGGAATCTACTCCAGTCACCAACACTAATTCGACTAATTCTTCCAATGCTATCAACTCAActacttcaaagaagaccaagaaaGTTAAGCTTCCgaaggaaaagaaaccGAAGAAGGAGAGAGTCAAGTCAACTGCCAAGCCCAAGGGTCCTGTGGACGTTGAAAGACAATGTGGGGTTCCCTTACCAAACGGTGGCTATTGTGCTAGGTCTTTGACTTGTAAGACCCACTCTATGGGTGCAAAAAGAGCTGTACCTGGTAGATCTGCTCCTTACGATCAGTTACTGGTTGCCTatcaaaggaagaatcaAGCAAAGTTCGCAGCTAATGCGGCCGCTGCCCACGCAGCTAGAGATGACTTAATTCACGGTTCTCAAATAcctattgatgaagatgatgaagctCATCAGGTTTTGGATGGAGTTGCCAAATCTTATCCTCTACCATTGGAAAGAAAGGTAATAATGCCAGCGAGGTCCCGATCATCCTTCTTGAGAATGCGAGAGATGTTTGCAGGTGCAATTTTACCTAGAGTACCAACTAATCCGTTTGGGAACCTTTATAGTAGGACTGCTGTTATTGATGTTGATAGGGCAGGTGATTATTACTTCTCCGTTCGTGCTTCTCCTAGAATGCCAAATCAGCAACAAAATAAAACTCAGAAGAACCCACAACCTCCACGACCGCAAgttcaacagcagcaacaggCTCAAAAATCACAGCAATCTCCACCTCAAGCGCAGCAACAGATATCACAATCTGCTGGACAGCAGACATctcaaactgttcaaagacttgtacaacaacaacaacgATTGCAACAACAACGCCAACAGACCCAGatacaacaacaacagcaacatcagcaacagcagcaacaacaacaacatcaacagcagcagcaacagcaacagcaacagcaacaacaacaaactcaTATGcttcaacagcaacagcaacagcaacagcaacagcaaatGCTACTCttacaacaacagcaacagcaacaagctcaacagcaacagtCACCACCGATTACCCACCAATCACCAATCCCCGACAACCGTCCTTCGAATCAACTGCCGCAACAGTATTCTCAGATGACGCCGCAACAATTGCAGCTTCAGCAACAATTGCAGTTACAACAAAAGCAGAAAGAACAATTTCGACtgcagcagcaacagcatCTGAGGAATCTCCMCATGCGTATRACTCcgcaacagcaacaacagttTGCAAACCTTACACCCGAGAAAAGagctcaatttcaaaggatGCAATTAGTTCAGCTCCAACAGCAGATAAAAAATCAAGCAATTCAAAATCAGAtgcagcagcagcaacaacagccaTCACATGTACAATCACAAGCACAGactcaatttcaacaggCACAGCTAAAAGCCCAGTCAAGGGCACAAGTGCTTCAGGCTGCTCAAAGACAGATGCAAAATTCTCCAACCAGCCCAGTAACTTCTATGAGCTCACCTCTTGCAATTCCATCAAATTTGGCCAATCAAGGGCCGAATCAAACCTCCCAGCTACCAAATGAGCAATTGTCAAATCCGCTCATGGGAAATCAATTCCAAGGTCAATTTAATCAGTATCAACCAAATTACAGGGAGAATTAA